The genomic DNA AAATTTGGCGCTACGTCAACAGCTAACTATCTGCCACGCAAACAATTGCAAAGAATCGAAAACTGGGGATCACTCAGCATTGCTCCCCCCGTTCTTGTGATTTTCCCCGGCGCTATGGCACAATAGCTCCTACAGCGGGCCACGGCGTTACCGCCATGCCCATTTTCGTGCTAACCCGCTGAAAGCAGAGCACTTCGAAATTTCGTATGGCCAGCCATACCTCACGTTTATTTCCGACGCGGCCCCGCCGCTTGCGGTTGTCGGGCCCGGTATCGCCCCTCCCGGCGGCCAGGAAGGAGCAGATCCATTGAGCACCCTCAGCTTCATGAAAGAGGTTATCCGTGCCAACAAGAGCACGGGTGCCATCGCCCCCAGCGGCAAGCAACTGGCGGATATCGTGACGGAGATGGCGGAGGTTCGCACGGCGAAGGTCATTGTGGAGTATGGCCCCGGCACGGGAGTCTTTACCGAAGCCATTCTCGCCAAAAAGCCCGAGGATGCGTTTTTTATCGCGCTCGAAGTCAACGAAGAATTCGTGAAAGTCACCCAGGATCGTTGTCCGACCGTAAAGGTGATTCACGATTGCGCCCAGAACGCAAGAAAGTACCTGGAAGAAGCCGGATTCAGCGGATGCGACACCATCGTCTCCGGCCTCCCCTGGACCCGCTTTGACGACGCCCTGCAGGACGAAATCCTGGAAGCCACCTACGATGTGCTGCAGCCCGGCGGCCGCTTCGTCACCTTCGCCTATGCCGTGAGTCCTTTTGTCCCGTCCGGGCGCAAGTTTTTCCGTGAAAAAATGGTGAAGCGCTTCGGCGAGGTCAAATGCTCCGAGCCCATCTGGAAAAACTTCCCCCCCTGCGTCGTATTCATCGCGGAAAAGAAATAGGGATTGCCCATGAGCGGCAGAGCCGCATTGATGGTGTATGGCGGCTGGGAGGGCCACGAGCCCGAGGCCAGCGTCCGCCGCTTTGTTCCTTTCCTCGAAGGCGAAGGCTTCACCGTGACCCTCTCGGACAGCCTCGCCATCCTGGATGAGCCCGACTTCCTCGCGACCCAGCACC from Candidatus Hydrogenedentota bacterium includes the following:
- a CDS encoding ribosomal RNA adenine dimethylase domain-containing protein, whose product is MSTLSFMKEVIRANKSTGAIAPSGKQLADIVTEMAEVRTAKVIVEYGPGTGVFTEAILAKKPEDAFFIALEVNEEFVKVTQDRCPTVKVIHDCAQNARKYLEEAGFSGCDTIVSGLPWTRFDDALQDEILEATYDVLQPGGRFVTFAYAVSPFVPSGRKFFREKMVKRFGEVKCSEPIWKNFPPCVVFIAEKK